The segment GTGCAACCTCCTTCCGCCGGCGGCCCTGCCTGCCCATAGTGGGACGGTCAACCGCACCCGCCCGTCGCCGGGGGTCCCTGGCCCTTCCTGCCGAGGGTCCGTTCTGCTATGTACGCTTCAAGGTCCTCCCGCCGCACCCGGTAGATGCGCTCCGAAACCTTGACGGCGGGCAGCTTGCCCGTGTGGATCAAGTTCAAGACCTCCTGGTGGCTGATTTGAAGCAACTCGGCCACCTGCTTCGGGGTGAGGAACCCCTGCTCGCAGTGCATTGTGTCACCTCCAATTCGTCTACTCAACCCATCTTACCACGACCACGCAAACAAGGCAAGTAGGCTATAAGGAACCCAGGGAATCGATGCATCGGCAATTATCTTCCAAGACAAACTCGGCTCCAAAGCGCGGTGGGTCGCTTGCGAGGCACTGGGTCCGCCACCCCGTGGCGGAGGAGGATAATCTGTGGAAAGAAGCGAACGCACACGTAGCAAACCATGTACGGGTGTCGAATGGACCGGGCCCCGCTAGGGGGGCTGATGGGGTCGAGCGGACGCCCGGGGACGAGGAAGTCACATTGCGGACTTACCGTAGGACCGCCTCATTTGGCAAGCGGCAGGAGTTCGTCGTGATAGGTGAACTCCTGCGGCACGGATTTGACGTCTCCCAGACCCTAGGCGATGACTTTGTAGAGCCACCGCCGCTCTGTGCTTCGCTGGCGAAGCTGGTGGATACGTTGGGAGTCACACATGGCACGTAGGGGAAACCGACTCTGACTCGTACTCACAGTTCAGTGTGTCGTGCCGCTCAAGTCTGAAAGCTGAGCCCCAAGCTAGCCCAGTGCAGTGGGGAGGTGACAGTACAGCTAAGATGTGCAGGCCTGCAATGAAGGGGCAGTTGCCGGTCGAGGGGTGAGGTTCGGGGAGAGAGAACAAAGTCAGGAGTGAGTGTGGGCAGAAGGGGATGTGAAACCTGCTGGGCGAGGTACGGTGCTGCAGCGCGCGCTGCGGATGACTGGAAAGGATGGGGATGATGGCTGTGGGGCAACTGAGGCACAAGGTATTCATATCCTACCATCACGACGACCAACAGGAGGTGGATGAGTTCATTAAGACGTTCGACGAGGAGCGGAGGGTCTTCATTGCCCGGGCAGTTGGAGCAATGGCCCAAGACATTATCGATAGCGATGATCCGGATTACGTCATGCGACGTATCCGTGAGCTGTACCTGAAGGATTCCACCGTGACCGTGGTGTTAATCGGTAAGTGCACGTGGGCACGCCGGTACGTGGACTGGGAGATTCAAGCGTCCTTACGGCACGGAGAGACCGTGACTCCGAACGGGCTGTTGGGTATAGTGCTTCCCTCCGCCGCCCAGCATCCAAGGGCTCCTGAACGCCTCGCAATGAACCTAAAGACTGGGGAGGGAAGCCCAGGGTATGCACGCTGGTACTGGTACCCGAAGGACAGCGATTCTCTCGCCGCTTGGATAGAGGACGCCTTTCAGGCACGTACGAACAAGGACAGGGTGGCCCTTATCGTGAACCCACGCGAAAGGTTCAGGTACAACAGGAGCTGTCCATGAGGTTGAGGAAACCCGCCAGTGTCACAGTTCAAGTCAACCTGCCCTTTGTGGGCATAAAAGGTACCTGGGAGCCCGATCAGAGCGAACAGTGGGCCGCTTGGGAGCTATACGTCGAGTTGGTTACTCGCGTCTCGCTGGCCGAACTCTCTCCTGATGAGGGGTTATTACGGGAAGCGCTTTCTTCGCTGCATACGCTGTTCAACACCACGCGACAGATCCTGCGCCGGTACGGCCCTTCCGTTGCTCAACCTAAGGGAAAGGGCAATACTTCGTTCGGCCACTTGGCGGTTGCCTTGTTAAACGTTGTCCTGAGACCGGTTCTGGCGAAGTGGCACCCAATCCTACTCCAGTACGAGGCTACCAAGCCACCATCTGTGTCGCCACCCGAACATGAGCGGCAGTGGGATAGGGGCCATGAGCTGAGGGAGGTGCTAGCCAGCACGCGTGCAGCCCTTCTCGAATATGCGAGCCTGCTCGCCGAGGTAGCCAAAGTACCATCGCTTATCATGCCGTTGGATGGTTCCCCGAAAGGAGGCTGACTCCTGCCAAGGGAATTGGTTGGTTGCCGGGGCGGGCCTGCCACCTGCATGGCGACACCCCGTTGCCCCTGCCGACAGACGGCGCAGGACATTCGCAGGATGGGTTGTTGCCACTGCAAGGTGTTGCCCGGCCCCAACTGAAAGGGGAGATACGGAGTGGTCAAACAGGGCACCTGAAGTGCCCGGGTTAGGCCCAGATGCGAGGAGGATCGAGTGATATGCCTGGCAGCGCATCACTGTTCACTCTACCTCGGGGGTCGATCACTTTCGACCACGTCCTCGACTTTTGCAGCCAGAAGATACCGGAGGGCACACAGGTTGAGTACAAGGAGACGTTTAGAGAAGATGTAGTCGAGGCGATGGCCGCAATGGCTAACACCGATGGCGGGCTCATTATCGTGGGGGTTCCGTGCCAAGAAGACCGGCAGACAGGGCAGAAACTGCCCGATACGCCGACCGGGTTCGAACCGAAAGGCGATCCGGTTCAACAGATCCTAAACTGGTGCCATGTCTATTTGCAGCCTCAATGGTGTCCAGATGACGAGATATTCCTCTTTCCGGTCCCAGGCGACCCAAGCAAGGTAGTAATGCTCATCCGTGTCAACAGGGACCAAGTTCCGAAGGTCCCTGTGTTCCACCGTCGACGCGGTCTGCTCATCAGGTTGGGC is part of the Bacillota bacterium genome and harbors:
- a CDS encoding helix-turn-helix domain-containing protein, with amino-acid sequence MHCEQGFLTPKQVAELLQISHQEVLNLIHTGKLPAVKVSERIYRVRREDLEAYIAERTLGRKGQGPPATGGCG
- a CDS encoding TIR domain-containing protein; the protein is MMAVGQLRHKVFISYHHDDQQEVDEFIKTFDEERRVFIARAVGAMAQDIIDSDDPDYVMRRIRELYLKDSTVTVVLIGKCTWARRYVDWEIQASLRHGETVTPNGLLGIVLPSAAQHPRAPERLAMNLKTGEGSPGYARWYWYPKDSDSLAAWIEDAFQARTNKDRVALIVNPRERFRYNRSCP
- a CDS encoding ATP-binding protein; its protein translation is MPGSASLFTLPRGSITFDHVLDFCSQKIPEGTQVEYKETFREDVVEAMAAMANTDGGLIIVGVPCQEDRQTGQKLPDTPTGFEPKGDPVQQILNWCHVYLQPQWCPDDEIFLFPVPGDPSKVVMLIRVNRDQVPKVPVFHRRRGLLIRLGEQNRPADPHQTRELLQEAERTGQEELASFLQGKLPNLTSFCWCTAGLVLPRRRFNSRHWETAQITQLSQAVEEHRVGSTRVWLLRWAPVVGAKSDDPMALWRQKRSRQLIYQMCASLGCHRYDDGVHFFPIPLSESGPIEVREPDACLGE